One Turneriella parva DSM 21527 genomic region harbors:
- a CDS encoding type II toxin-antitoxin system HicB family antitoxin, with the protein MDLSIRVYEKDGEFVASCPELDVYTYGQNAEQARARLKHVIAFYADTAQDLGYKIDATELLSSFQKPAQARTESFLN; encoded by the coding sequence GTGGACCTGAGCATACGCGTATACGAAAAAGACGGAGAGTTTGTGGCTTCATGCCCTGAGCTCGATGTGTATACCTATGGCCAGAATGCCGAGCAGGCACGCGCGCGCCTCAAGCATGTCATTGCTTTTTATGCAGACACGGCGCAAGACCTCGGTTACAAAATCGACGCGACCGAACTGCTCTCGAGTTTTCAGAAGCCTGCACAGGCGCGCACAGAATCTTTTCTGAATTAA
- a CDS encoding tetratricopeptide repeat protein, translating into MPEAVVKFVQQNQPWVVAAGIGLLLFVAAIVILVVALKRARGPRPEQAVKVAASAPATTQTPPEVAQPRVRRARLSVGDTPSPWTQGVYERHSPEAKLARILPAFGFDIAGTIHRSQNAEFVDATELAATLRYCNTAVGVGVHGAYATLLLWHVGDPHYATMVLKVVSHAQLAHQEKALIRFLFQDITGHPFAPQDLPKPTGRQNPAFQASISLYTEPHISTQRWLELQQQLPAELRPYHQIEVSRKSPARVMYRESPTNPLFADALFHQNLSTLSRYMSTKRWQRLMQSGKAEQFRNWLGAQKIDSVCKALLFIADPEVYEKEDLSPELRREIVTLLDEQNVREWLFQGGRMPPLAERRQYFKFFCLFGRHGEAVRCFATLGAFRRDRALRLYYARALFSGEMLHEAWAEMSSLLADYPRDAAVLNEAGIYAHRLGRYEEAAQIFATARGMFPDDATIAYNEAVFTEQYSKLQVEAKWSAVQKLTAPPVIEA; encoded by the coding sequence ATGCCCGAAGCAGTCGTCAAATTTGTTCAGCAGAACCAACCATGGGTGGTTGCAGCAGGCATCGGTCTGCTGCTCTTTGTCGCGGCCATCGTTATACTCGTCGTGGCGCTCAAGCGGGCCCGTGGGCCCCGACCCGAACAAGCTGTGAAGGTGGCCGCAAGCGCCCCGGCAACCACCCAGACTCCGCCAGAGGTGGCTCAGCCCCGTGTCAGGCGCGCGCGGCTTTCGGTCGGTGATACCCCAAGCCCGTGGACTCAAGGCGTTTACGAACGCCATTCACCCGAGGCAAAGCTCGCGCGCATTCTGCCCGCCTTCGGTTTTGACATCGCAGGCACCATACACCGTTCGCAGAATGCTGAATTTGTCGATGCCACTGAACTTGCGGCGACTCTGCGCTATTGCAATACTGCCGTGGGGGTAGGTGTGCACGGTGCGTACGCGACGCTGCTCTTGTGGCACGTTGGTGATCCTCATTATGCGACGATGGTACTCAAAGTTGTCAGCCATGCGCAACTCGCCCATCAAGAAAAGGCTCTGATTCGCTTTCTGTTTCAAGACATCACCGGACACCCTTTCGCACCTCAAGACCTGCCGAAGCCGACGGGACGACAGAACCCGGCTTTTCAGGCATCCATAAGTCTCTATACCGAACCGCATATTTCGACACAGCGATGGTTAGAGTTGCAGCAACAATTACCCGCTGAGCTGCGACCGTACCACCAGATTGAAGTCTCACGCAAATCGCCTGCTCGGGTCATGTACCGTGAGTCGCCGACTAATCCCCTTTTCGCCGATGCGCTCTTTCACCAGAATCTTTCGACGCTGAGCCGTTACATGAGTACGAAACGCTGGCAGCGTCTCATGCAGTCGGGCAAAGCGGAGCAGTTTCGCAACTGGCTGGGCGCGCAGAAAATAGACTCGGTGTGCAAGGCTCTGCTCTTTATTGCTGACCCGGAAGTCTACGAAAAAGAAGACCTGAGCCCCGAACTCCGCCGCGAGATCGTGACGCTGCTCGACGAGCAAAACGTGCGCGAGTGGTTGTTTCAGGGGGGGCGTATGCCGCCGCTGGCCGAAAGGCGCCAGTACTTCAAATTCTTTTGCCTCTTTGGCCGCCACGGAGAGGCCGTACGCTGCTTCGCAACTCTCGGCGCGTTTCGCCGCGACCGCGCGCTGAGGCTCTACTACGCCCGCGCACTTTTTTCCGGCGAAATGCTGCACGAAGCATGGGCAGAGATGAGTTCGCTGCTCGCCGACTATCCGCGCGACGCAGCGGTCTTGAACGAGGCCGGCATCTATGCGCACCGGCTGGGCCGCTATGAAGAAGCAGCGCAGATCTTCGCAACAGCGCGTGGTATGTTTCCCGACGATGCGACGATTGCCTACAACGAAGCGGTCTTCACTGAACAGTACAGTAAATTGCAGGTAGAAGCGAAATGGTCTGCTGTACAGAAGTTGACAGCGCCCCCGGTCATCGAAGCATGA
- a CDS encoding RNA polymerase sigma factor, with protein MYLLKLVTIAFAAIASADFMARLMPYRDRLFRLALAQLRNTSDAEDAVQEALIKAGRNAQQFRSESSEYTWVVRILINHCHDVQRKVTRRQKREVSGEISEAKGATIADTRASTEQNIELSEMSQHLMDAVNELGQNYKPLILMRYFESMSYEDIAEALGLNTGTVKSRMNQAKALLRAKLEKLGIGEDYFG; from the coding sequence ATGTACCTGCTTAAGCTTGTCACCATTGCTTTCGCTGCGATTGCCTCAGCAGACTTCATGGCGCGTCTCATGCCCTACCGCGACCGCCTGTTTCGGCTTGCCCTCGCGCAGCTGCGTAATACCAGCGACGCCGAAGATGCGGTTCAAGAAGCCCTGATCAAGGCGGGGCGCAATGCGCAGCAATTTCGCAGCGAATCGAGCGAATATACCTGGGTCGTGCGCATTCTCATTAATCACTGCCATGATGTGCAGCGCAAGGTGACGCGACGGCAAAAGCGCGAGGTTTCGGGCGAAATCAGCGAAGCCAAGGGCGCAACGATTGCCGACACGCGGGCCAGCACCGAACAAAATATCGAACTTTCTGAGATGTCGCAGCATCTAATGGATGCGGTGAATGAATTGGGCCAAAACTATAAGCCACTGATTTTGATGCGCTATTTTGAGAGCATGAGCTACGAAGACATTGCTGAAGCGCTGGGCCTGAACACGGGTACAGTCAAGTCGCGAATGAATCAGGCCAAGGCGCTGCTCAGGGCCAAACTCGAAAAGCTCGGTATCGGAGAAGACTACTTTGGCTAA
- a CDS encoding SDR family NAD(P)-dependent oxidoreductase, with protein sequence MHVFITGAATGIGEATIDAVFEKVPSAGFTIADKNQQALQAVCEKLTRRGVHNHGIACDLTELDAIPDIVKRAREQMGEIELLINNAGVMLVEDFATMSWQKAMLTINLNLLAPARLMKEVLPSMLERDKGGVINIASMAGKTLMHGCSWYGASKAGIGQISEITGMEVEGSNVHILTVYPGPIDTNLAAGARANLEENFAARVMPVGDRETLARKMVKAFFDKQDVLAYPEIYDTARHFHTLSAWFARRFSPRTR encoded by the coding sequence ATGCATGTTTTTATTACCGGCGCCGCAACGGGTATTGGCGAAGCGACAATTGACGCGGTTTTCGAAAAAGTGCCTTCTGCCGGCTTCACAATTGCTGACAAGAACCAACAGGCACTGCAGGCCGTTTGCGAAAAGCTGACGCGGCGCGGGGTGCATAACCACGGCATCGCCTGCGATCTCACCGAACTCGACGCAATTCCGGACATTGTGAAAAGGGCGCGGGAGCAGATGGGCGAGATTGAGCTGCTCATCAACAATGCCGGTGTGATGCTCGTCGAAGACTTCGCGACCATGAGCTGGCAAAAGGCGATGCTGACGATTAACCTCAATCTGCTCGCACCCGCGCGCCTCATGAAAGAGGTGCTGCCGTCGATGCTCGAACGCGACAAAGGGGGAGTTATCAATATCGCCAGTATGGCAGGCAAAACGCTGATGCACGGCTGTTCATGGTATGGCGCTTCAAAAGCGGGCATCGGACAAATTTCTGAAATCACGGGTATGGAAGTTGAAGGTTCGAATGTGCATATTCTGACTGTTTATCCGGGGCCAATTGACACGAATCTCGCAGCAGGGGCGCGGGCGAATCTCGAAGAAAATTTCGCTGCGCGCGTCATGCCGGTGGGTGACCGTGAGACTCTCGCCAGAAAAATGGTGAAGGCATTCTTTGATAAACAAGATGTGCTTGCGTACCCCGAAATATACGACACGGCGCGTCACTTTCACACTCTTTCGGCCTGGTTTGCGCGCAGGTTCTCGCCGCGTACGCGCTGA
- a CDS encoding acyltransferase, with protein MPRSLTDLYKIIAAIAVVGIHATSQSETRFASAHDFNSLDFLSVVVNQWARFSVPLFIYFSGYGLTISQKQNEDSGIFRTWLTFLSRRLPTILVPYLFFSGLALVLEFHSYNGPANELWISIATKLRTGGADYHLYFLVILAQCYLLFPLLSGFARQKTTAFTFATWLALILVSGLLYKGSSEILLGKLGAAHPGWHASFVVYWLPYFMLGVLHAIEPPRPVHRVAINIALIAAQAIVLLEYIHYSWQGTPVDYYNHFSRPSVMFYALVVIWWLHSLRTSPLGRGAERIAPLTFSVYLIHPQVLRLVTNYLPGLPTLFGWMFVVITTFVLVYGLTLLTNKAHEKGPGFLTGPVQILQRCLGLR; from the coding sequence ATGCCCCGTTCGCTGACCGATCTTTACAAAATCATTGCCGCAATCGCCGTCGTCGGCATTCACGCGACGAGCCAATCTGAAACGCGTTTCGCTTCGGCGCACGATTTCAATTCACTCGATTTTCTCAGCGTTGTCGTGAACCAGTGGGCGCGCTTCAGCGTACCGCTTTTCATATACTTTTCAGGCTACGGTTTAACCATCTCGCAAAAGCAAAATGAGGATTCAGGTATCTTCAGAACCTGGCTCACATTTCTCAGCCGGCGATTACCCACAATTCTTGTACCCTACCTGTTTTTCTCAGGTCTGGCCCTGGTACTGGAATTCCATAGCTACAATGGCCCGGCAAACGAGCTATGGATTTCCATAGCGACCAAACTGCGCACCGGTGGCGCTGATTACCACCTCTACTTTCTCGTGATTCTCGCACAGTGTTATTTGCTTTTTCCGCTGCTTTCAGGGTTTGCGCGCCAGAAAACGACTGCTTTCACCTTCGCAACGTGGCTCGCTCTGATTCTGGTCTCGGGTCTTCTCTACAAAGGCAGCTCTGAAATTCTGCTCGGCAAACTGGGAGCGGCGCATCCGGGTTGGCATGCTTCGTTCGTGGTCTACTGGCTGCCCTACTTCATGCTGGGTGTGTTGCATGCGATAGAACCACCCCGCCCGGTGCATCGCGTCGCCATCAACATCGCCCTCATTGCCGCGCAGGCAATCGTCTTATTGGAATACATCCATTACTCGTGGCAGGGCACCCCGGTAGATTATTACAACCACTTCTCGCGCCCAAGTGTCATGTTCTATGCGCTGGTTGTCATCTGGTGGTTGCATTCTCTCCGCACCTCTCCCTTGGGGAGAGGTGCGGAGAGAATAGCCCCCCTCACTTTCAGCGTCTACCTGATACACCCACAGGTGCTGCGCCTGGTGACTAACTATCTGCCAGGCCTGCCGACCCTCTTCGGCTGGATGTTCGTGGTAATTACCACATTCGTGCTGGTGTATGGGTTGACTTTATTAACTAACAAAGCCCACGAAAAAGGCCCGGGATTTCTCACCGGGCCTGTGCAGATTTTGCAAAGGTGTCTTGGTCTAAGATGA
- a CDS encoding sodium-translocating pyrophosphatase produces the protein MYKFRSIAGLFTSLLAVSVSPLMASEADLKIPDLASKTFLGGLDGRTLLILGLATCVLGLVFGLIEFVRVKKLPVHKVMLEVSELIYETCKTYMLTQGRFLGILWIFIAAIMIYYFGFLAQGGKDATGAVVHGYGVSKVLAILACSIVGIAGSYGVAWFGIRINTFANSRTAFASLTGKPFDVHAIPLRAGMSIGVLLISVELLLLLGILLFIPPDFAGPCFIGFAIGESLGASALRIAGGIFTKIADIGSDLMKIVFKIKEDDARNPGVIADCAGDNAGDSVGPTADGFETYGVTAVALISLILLAVFPDFQVQLLVWIFSISVVMIFASLGSYYINALISNMKYKKAENFNFERPLSTLVWLTSIISVGCTYLVSYLIIPDLGGGTLWYKLASIISCGTLAGAVIPEVVKAFTSTESGHVREVVTASKEGGASLNVLAGLTAGNFSAYWMGITIVALMGLSYYVSLQGLGQLMNPYAVVVFAFGLVAFGFLSMGPVTIAVDSYGPVTDNAQSVYELSLIENVPNIKAEIKKDYGFDLNFDKAKYFLEANDGAGNTFKATSKPVLIGTAVVGATAMIFSIIMMLTNNFNDQGAIAKLSLLHAPFLLGLITGGAIIYWFTGASIQAVSTGAYRAVEFIKANIKLEGVEKASTKDSKAVVEICTKYAQKGMFNIFLGVFFSTLGFAFLNEYFFIGYLISIAIFGLYQAIFMANAGGAWDNAKKLVEVELKQKGTPLHDACVVGDTVGDPFKDTSSVAMNPIIKFTTLFGLLAVELAVELKNPDGSAAAIRGILAVAFFAASTFFVWRSFYGMRIKSEAAK, from the coding sequence ATGTACAAATTTCGCTCAATAGCTGGTCTTTTTACGAGCCTGCTTGCGGTTTCAGTTTCGCCACTTATGGCGAGCGAAGCCGATCTTAAAATTCCCGACCTGGCTAGCAAGACCTTCTTAGGTGGGCTTGATGGCCGCACACTGCTGATACTAGGCCTTGCAACCTGCGTTCTCGGGCTTGTCTTCGGTCTCATTGAATTTGTCCGAGTCAAAAAATTGCCCGTACATAAAGTCATGCTAGAAGTTTCAGAACTCATCTACGAAACCTGCAAGACATATATGCTCACCCAGGGACGCTTTCTGGGCATTCTGTGGATTTTTATCGCGGCGATTATGATCTACTATTTTGGCTTTCTGGCGCAAGGTGGCAAAGACGCAACTGGCGCTGTTGTTCACGGCTACGGTGTTTCAAAGGTTCTGGCAATTCTCGCCTGCTCCATCGTGGGTATTGCGGGCAGCTATGGTGTCGCGTGGTTTGGTATTCGCATAAATACTTTTGCTAACTCGCGCACTGCATTCGCCTCGCTTACCGGCAAACCATTCGACGTGCATGCAATACCACTGCGGGCCGGCATGTCAATCGGCGTTCTGCTGATTTCGGTTGAGCTGCTACTCTTACTCGGTATTCTGCTGTTTATTCCCCCTGACTTTGCTGGCCCGTGCTTTATCGGCTTTGCAATCGGCGAATCGCTCGGTGCTTCAGCGCTGCGGATCGCAGGCGGTATCTTCACAAAAATTGCCGACATCGGTTCTGACCTCATGAAAATTGTTTTCAAAATCAAAGAAGATGATGCGCGCAACCCTGGGGTAATTGCTGACTGTGCTGGCGACAATGCGGGCGATTCAGTCGGCCCGACAGCTGATGGTTTTGAAACCTATGGCGTCACCGCTGTAGCTCTTATCTCACTCATTCTGCTTGCTGTGTTCCCTGATTTTCAGGTGCAATTGCTCGTTTGGATTTTCTCAATCAGCGTTGTCATGATTTTCGCTTCTCTGGGCTCATATTACATTAACGCGCTGATCTCTAACATGAAGTACAAGAAAGCAGAGAACTTCAATTTTGAACGTCCCCTTTCGACACTTGTCTGGCTGACTTCAATCATTTCAGTTGGTTGCACGTACCTCGTTTCATACCTGATAATTCCTGATCTTGGCGGCGGCACTCTCTGGTACAAGTTGGCAAGTATCATTTCATGCGGTACCCTCGCTGGCGCGGTAATCCCCGAAGTGGTAAAAGCTTTTACCTCGACTGAGTCAGGGCACGTGCGCGAAGTGGTGACTGCCTCTAAAGAAGGCGGCGCGTCGCTGAACGTGCTCGCCGGTCTTACAGCGGGTAACTTCTCTGCCTATTGGATGGGTATCACGATCGTCGCGCTTATGGGGCTGTCATATTACGTGTCGCTTCAGGGGCTTGGCCAGCTGATGAACCCCTATGCTGTTGTAGTCTTTGCATTCGGCCTCGTGGCTTTCGGCTTTCTCAGCATGGGCCCGGTTACAATTGCCGTCGATTCTTACGGCCCGGTAACTGACAACGCTCAATCTGTTTATGAGCTCTCATTGATAGAAAACGTGCCCAACATAAAGGCAGAAATCAAAAAAGACTACGGATTCGACCTCAATTTTGACAAAGCCAAATACTTTCTCGAAGCCAACGATGGCGCCGGTAACACGTTCAAAGCAACATCGAAGCCCGTGCTCATTGGTACGGCTGTCGTAGGCGCTACGGCCATGATCTTCTCGATTATCATGATGCTGACCAATAACTTCAACGACCAGGGCGCAATTGCAAAACTCTCGCTACTGCACGCACCGTTCTTGCTGGGTCTCATCACCGGTGGTGCGATTATTTATTGGTTCACAGGCGCTTCGATTCAAGCCGTATCCACCGGCGCGTACCGTGCTGTGGAGTTTATTAAAGCCAACATCAAGCTTGAAGGTGTCGAAAAAGCTTCGACAAAAGACAGCAAAGCGGTGGTTGAGATTTGCACAAAGTACGCACAGAAAGGTATGTTTAACATCTTTCTTGGGGTATTCTTCAGTACGCTGGGCTTTGCCTTTCTGAACGAATACTTCTTCATCGGGTACCTCATCTCGATCGCGATCTTCGGTCTTTACCAGGCAATCTTCATGGCCAACGCCGGTGGCGCTTGGGATAACGCCAAGAAACTTGTCGAAGTCGAGCTGAAGCAGAAGGGTACACCCCTGCACGATGCCTGCGTTGTGGGCGATACAGTCGGCGACCCGTTCAAAGACACTTCATCAGTGGCAATGAACCCGATCATTAAGTTCACGACTCTCTTTGGCCTGCTCGCGGTTGAACTTGCCGTTGAGCTGAAAAACCCCGATGGTTCAGCTGCTGCTATTCGCGGTATTCTCGCAGTTGCGTTTTTCGCTGCGAGCACTTTCTTTGTCTGGCGCTCATTCTACGGAATGCGCATCAAATCAGAAGCCGCAAAATAA
- a CDS encoding thiolase C-terminal domain-containing protein produces MREVYIIGAHETEHGSFKEKNFRHLIAEAGNGAIHDAGIDRKEIQALYLGNYNGNGLNNQNTMAALAATSIGMPHAATLRFEAACASGGVAFRNAMIAVGAGVYDTVMVMGVEKMNVPPEELPYEDQMKAALSGVDYLYEAGSGMNGSTMFAMFAHRHMHEFGTTRLQLAQVAEKNKYHGSLNPYAYKQREIPLEKILKSPMIASPFSAQEVSLITDGAAAVIITTKDRAKALGKKNAVKVMGSGHGGASFSVAFRAKHTESEATKAAAAEAYKMANLKPSDISVAECHDCFSFTEIMNVEDLGFTEKGKGGFFAAEGHSRLGGKLPINTSGGLTAKGHPIGATGVGQIVEMTWQLQDKSDKRQVKDAKFALTHVLGGPASVSTVHILGRGDI; encoded by the coding sequence ATGAGAGAAGTCTACATCATCGGTGCGCATGAAACCGAACACGGAAGTTTTAAAGAAAAGAACTTTCGCCATCTGATTGCCGAAGCCGGTAACGGGGCTATCCACGACGCAGGTATCGACCGCAAAGAGATTCAGGCGCTCTACCTGGGTAACTATAACGGCAACGGTCTCAATAACCAGAATACCATGGCGGCGCTTGCCGCGACCTCGATCGGTATGCCGCACGCGGCGACGCTGCGTTTTGAAGCGGCCTGCGCATCGGGCGGAGTTGCCTTTCGCAATGCGATGATCGCTGTGGGTGCAGGCGTCTATGACACCGTGATGGTGATGGGCGTAGAGAAGATGAACGTTCCCCCCGAAGAATTGCCTTACGAAGACCAGATGAAGGCCGCGCTCTCAGGTGTGGATTATCTGTATGAAGCCGGTTCGGGCATGAACGGTTCGACCATGTTCGCGATGTTCGCACACCGCCACATGCACGAGTTCGGCACCACCCGCCTGCAGCTGGCACAAGTTGCAGAAAAGAACAAGTACCATGGTTCTCTGAATCCTTACGCTTACAAACAGCGCGAAATTCCACTCGAAAAAATTCTGAAGTCGCCGATGATTGCATCGCCCTTCAGCGCGCAAGAAGTCTCGCTGATTACCGACGGCGCGGCTGCGGTGATTATCACGACCAAAGACCGTGCGAAAGCACTCGGTAAAAAGAATGCGGTGAAAGTCATGGGCTCGGGCCATGGCGGTGCGTCGTTCAGCGTTGCGTTTCGCGCAAAGCACACCGAATCAGAAGCGACAAAGGCCGCAGCGGCCGAGGCTTATAAGATGGCGAACCTCAAACCCTCTGACATCTCGGTTGCTGAGTGCCACGATTGCTTCAGCTTTACCGAAATCATGAACGTCGAAGACCTCGGTTTTACCGAAAAAGGCAAAGGCGGATTTTTTGCGGCAGAAGGCCATTCACGGCTCGGCGGCAAATTACCCATCAACACATCAGGTGGCCTCACCGCCAAGGGACATCCGATCGGTGCGACGGGTGTCGGCCAGATCGTTGAGATGACCTGGCAGCTTCAGGATAAATCTGACAAACGCCAGGTGAAAGATGCGAAGTTTGCACTGACGCACGTTCTCGGTGGCCCCGCATCGGTTTCAACAGTTCACATTTTGGGAAGAGGTGATATATGA
- a CDS encoding flavin-containing monooxygenase has product MKDTVLDVLVIGSGFSGIGTAINLKNKGITNFKIVDKGKDFGGTWRDNKYPGAACDVPSHLYSFSFEPNPNWSRMFATSDEIEAYMLGVVAKHGLREKAEFGVTVEGMKFDEASGVWNVTCKGGKTIAARVVVSAMGALSNPSIPKIEGSDSFKGEILHTARWRKDVNIKGKKVAVVGGGASAIQLVPAIAPEVKELTVFQRTPSWIIPKPDYDIAEWEKTIYRALPFVQSIRRNTIYAITEMFGAGIVFNTPMTTALERLARFNIERTIKDPALRAKVTPDYRFGCKRMLISNDWYPALVRDNVELVAAPVTKINPHGVESNGEKFDADVLIYATGFEVPKAGVPFPVTGARGHNLNNDWAAGAESYLGINVHGFPNLFFCMGPNTGPGHTSVLVYTEPQYRYIASAVSRMLTEGLQSIEVKAEKQAEFTRFIDERMKVTNWTAGCKSWYLTDSGRNTTLYPGFAGEYVIKASTFHLDDFDVVKKSDIERKQVA; this is encoded by the coding sequence ATGAAAGACACGGTTCTCGACGTACTCGTCATCGGCTCGGGTTTCAGCGGCATCGGTACTGCCATCAACCTCAAAAACAAAGGCATCACCAACTTCAAGATTGTCGACAAGGGCAAAGATTTCGGTGGCACCTGGCGCGATAATAAATATCCCGGCGCGGCCTGCGACGTGCCTTCGCACCTCTATTCATTCTCTTTCGAGCCTAATCCGAACTGGTCGCGCATGTTCGCAACTTCTGACGAGATCGAAGCCTACATGCTGGGCGTTGTCGCAAAGCACGGTTTGCGTGAAAAAGCCGAATTCGGCGTTACCGTCGAAGGCATGAAATTCGACGAAGCCAGCGGCGTCTGGAACGTCACCTGCAAAGGCGGCAAGACGATCGCCGCGCGCGTCGTCGTGTCAGCGATGGGGGCCCTGTCGAACCCATCGATACCGAAGATCGAAGGTTCTGATTCTTTCAAAGGCGAAATTCTGCACACCGCGCGCTGGCGAAAAGATGTAAACATTAAGGGCAAGAAAGTTGCGGTCGTCGGCGGTGGCGCAAGCGCGATTCAGCTCGTGCCGGCAATTGCCCCTGAGGTCAAAGAACTCACGGTGTTTCAGCGCACCCCTTCGTGGATTATCCCCAAACCCGATTACGACATCGCCGAATGGGAAAAGACTATCTACCGGGCACTACCCTTTGTGCAGTCGATTCGCCGCAACACAATCTATGCGATCACCGAAATGTTCGGTGCAGGCATTGTCTTCAACACACCGATGACGACGGCGCTCGAGCGCCTGGCGCGCTTCAATATCGAGCGCACGATTAAAGACCCGGCGCTGCGGGCGAAGGTGACTCCCGACTATCGTTTCGGCTGCAAGCGCATGCTCATCTCAAACGACTGGTACCCTGCGCTTGTGCGGGATAACGTCGAACTCGTTGCCGCTCCCGTGACGAAAATAAATCCTCACGGTGTTGAATCGAACGGAGAGAAGTTTGATGCGGATGTATTAATTTACGCAACCGGCTTTGAAGTGCCAAAAGCGGGCGTGCCTTTTCCCGTGACCGGCGCCCGCGGCCATAACCTCAATAACGACTGGGCGGCAGGCGCCGAGTCATACCTCGGCATCAATGTGCATGGCTTTCCGAATTTGTTTTTTTGCATGGGCCCCAACACCGGCCCCGGTCACACGTCGGTTCTGGTCTACACCGAGCCGCAGTACCGCTACATCGCGTCGGCGGTGTCGCGTATGCTGACCGAAGGCCTGCAGAGCATCGAGGTTAAGGCCGAGAAACAGGCAGAATTCACGCGCTTCATCGACGAGCGCATGAAGGTCACCAACTGGACCGCAGGTTGCAAAAGCTGGTACCTCACCGATAGCGGGCGCAACACGACGCTTTACCCTGGATTCGCGGGCGAATACGTCATCAAAGCGAGCACATTTCATCTCGATGATTTTGACGTGGTGAAAAAGTCCGATATAGAGCGCAAACAAGTGGCGTGA
- a CDS encoding Zn-ribbon domain-containing OB-fold protein: protein MNTSGELGRTIPAVKCKDCGTPHPKGIAACPACGSMNLEDYEARGTGAIYTYSVNTFVPMGKHKARAPYCMAVVETDDKMRITAIVEMPDANTAKIGDKVQFKAYEDKLTPIFERV, encoded by the coding sequence ATGAACACTAGTGGTGAGCTTGGTCGAACCATACCAGCCGTTAAATGCAAAGACTGCGGTACGCCGCACCCGAAAGGTATCGCCGCATGCCCTGCCTGCGGTTCGATGAACCTCGAAGACTATGAGGCAAGAGGCACGGGGGCGATCTACACGTACTCGGTGAACACGTTCGTGCCGATGGGCAAGCACAAGGCGCGTGCGCCCTACTGCATGGCCGTCGTCGAAACGGATGACAAGATGCGGATCACGGCAATCGTCGAGATGCCCGACGCGAATACCGCAAAGATCGGCGACAAGGTGCAGTTTAAGGCATACGAAGACAAACTGACGCCCATATTTGAAAGGGTCTAA